The DNA region ATTAAATATCTTTTAGCTGTTGAACTAAATAACGAAATCCAGAACTCTTTGGATGAACCCAATCGAAATGTCCTGCTTTGTCATCCACAAAAAGACTCACTGGCCAAGGTAATACATCCGGAAAACCTACAATTGGATCTTGCTTCCCTTGAAATAAATAAATCGGAATTTGCATTGAGCGATGAATCGGGTTGGCTTCCCGGTACGACGTTAACTGATTTGGCCATGGTGCTCCAATAAAATATTGAGTCGCACTCTCACAACTATTATTTCCCTGAGCATACTGCTCAATGTCGATAATAGCCGCCAAGCCAACCATGGCTTTCAACCTTGGAAGTTGAGCAACCAGCGACTTATCAGAGGCCGCTAATAATCCTAAATGACCGCCGGCAGAATGCCCGAGCAGCACGATTCTGTTGAAATCAACCGCGAGTTGATCCATTGCCACCAGCGCACGTCTTATATCTTGATAGCTTTGCGGCCAGCTGGCATTTAATTGATCACTGCGACGATATTCGATGTTCCAAACGTGAAATCCTTGGTTTGATAATTCAGTTGCCAAAGCATAGGTATGAGAAACGTCGTAAGCTTTTAACCAACATCCACCATGAATTAAAGCGATGATGGGCGCTCGCTTTTTAGCATCGCCTTCAGCGTACCAAAGTAATCCAAATTGCGATGGCTCACTACCATAATCAATACGTTGATCAAATTGCCTAAACGGCAACGCCAATACAGACGAGTACTGGAGATTAGTCAGCATTTCGGGAGACGATGCGGTGATATCAATGGCTGAACTCATATTCATTTGCCATGGTACTTGCGAGTGCTTGAGACCAATAGAGCTCGATGTAGAACAGCCGTTCAAAGTGCTCAGTGAGAGTATCAATAACATCAGGACTATTTTTAACGTTACTTCGAATTTAAGTGTGCTCATCAAATTGCTCAACTCACCTTAACTATCTTTAATAGACTCAAAAAACACTAAACAACTTTCGCACCATTCATTCAGTGGTTACATATATCAATTAGATGAAACCTATTGAAAGGTTCGATAAATACTCCAAGTAGAGTCACTTATACTATACCTATCAGCAAATGCAATGCATGACCAAAGAGAGGATTAACGTGGGATTATTAGTCGAAGGTAGTTGGCAAGATAAGTGGTACGATACTGAGACAACGGGCGGTCGCTTCGAGCGTCAATCGTCAACTTTTCGCGACACCATCGTTGCAACCTTACCCGAGACCGCGAATACAAATAGTGGCACTGCAACATTTTTAGCGGAGCCTAATCGTTATCATCTTTATGTTTCTCTAGCCTGTCCATGGGCACATCGAACACTCATATTTCGAAAATTGAAAGGTCTTGAAGATCTCGTAAGCGTATCGGTTGTCAATCCTTACATGCGCGAACATGGTTGGACATTTGAAGACTATTCTGGAGTCGTGCATGACCCGATTTTAAACGCTCGCTATTTGCATCAAATCTATACTCATGCCGACAAAAACTACACCGGTCGAGTAACCGTGCCTGTTTTATGGGACAAGAAAACAAACACACTCGTCAACAATGAGTCCGCCGACATCATTAGAATGTTCAATCATGCATTTGACCACATTACCGGAAACAGTCTCGACTTCTACCCGCAAGAATTACGCGACAATATCGACCAAATAAATACCATGGTTTACGACAAAATCAATAATGGTGTCTACAAGGCCGGTTTTGCGACTGACCAGAACGTGTATCAAGAAGCCGTCAAAAATCTTTTTGAGGCGCTCGAAGAAATAGAGCAACGATTGAATACGCAACGATATTTAGTCGGCTCTCAGCTAACAGAAGCTGATTGGCGCCTTTTTACCACATTGATTCGTTTCGATGCGGTCTATGT from Pleionea litopenaei includes:
- a CDS encoding alpha/beta hydrolase, with product MSTLKFEVTLKIVLMLLILSLSTLNGCSTSSSIGLKHSQVPWQMNMSSAIDITASSPEMLTNLQYSSVLALPFRQFDQRIDYGSEPSQFGLLWYAEGDAKKRAPIIALIHGGCWLKAYDVSHTYALATELSNQGFHVWNIEYRRSDQLNASWPQSYQDIRRALVAMDQLAVDFNRIVLLGHSAGGHLGLLAASDKSLVAQLPRLKAMVGLAAIIDIEQYAQGNNSCESATQYFIGAPWPNQLTSYREANPIHRSMQIPIYLFQGKQDPIVGFPDVLPWPVSLFVDDKAGHFDWVHPKSSGFRYLVQQLKDI
- a CDS encoding glutathione S-transferase family protein, with translation MGLLVEGSWQDKWYDTETTGGRFERQSSTFRDTIVATLPETANTNSGTATFLAEPNRYHLYVSLACPWAHRTLIFRKLKGLEDLVSVSVVNPYMREHGWTFEDYSGVVHDPILNARYLHQIYTHADKNYTGRVTVPVLWDKKTNTLVNNESADIIRMFNHAFDHITGNSLDFYPQELRDNIDQINTMVYDKINNGVYKAGFATDQNVYQEAVKNLFEALEEIEQRLNTQRYLVGSQLTEADWRLFTTLIRFDAVYVGHFKCNLKRIADYPNLTNYLRELYQVPGVAETVNLHHIKHHYYGSHDTINPTFIVPLGPLQDFNVPHNRNRLK